A DNA window from Carnobacterium funditum DSM 5970 contains the following coding sequences:
- a CDS encoding LacI family DNA-binding transcriptional regulator: MPATIRDVAKTAGVSISTVSKVFNEYTDINQKTKKRVLAVAKQLDYAPNMAARTLSSKTQKTIALILSELNINRKSTMPLEVLSGVYKYTEQSDFEFVFYGTSTEKQKEKTFRQFCNEHNITGAVVQGLKMTDSYYQEIKETNIPTVLIDIDMRNPYVGTVSIDGEQAAFEAIEYLISQSHHNIGIINGSRDALVSILRENGYRRALVANGIQLNEAYVQYANFEEDIAFLIAQNLLKNNKKITALFCTSDIMAIGAMRGIKEMGLNIPNDISIIGFDDIILSKYVTPALTTIAQDAEALGFESAKLLSDIITGNTGLPQLRIIPHELKYRDSVKKNERN, encoded by the coding sequence TTGCCTGCAACCATAAGAGATGTCGCTAAAACGGCTGGGGTATCAATCTCGACTGTTTCTAAAGTGTTCAATGAGTATACGGATATAAATCAAAAAACAAAAAAGCGAGTTTTAGCAGTTGCCAAACAACTAGATTATGCACCAAATATGGCAGCACGCACACTATCCTCTAAGACTCAAAAAACGATTGCGCTAATTTTGAGTGAATTAAATATTAATCGTAAGTCTACAATGCCTTTGGAAGTCTTAAGTGGAGTCTATAAATACACGGAACAATCAGATTTTGAATTCGTTTTTTATGGAACCAGTACTGAAAAACAGAAAGAGAAGACTTTTCGTCAGTTTTGTAATGAACATAATATCACTGGAGCAGTTGTTCAGGGTTTAAAAATGACGGATTCTTACTATCAAGAAATAAAAGAAACGAATATCCCTACTGTTTTAATTGATATTGATATGAGAAATCCGTATGTAGGAACGGTTTCAATCGATGGTGAACAAGCAGCATTTGAAGCAATTGAATATCTAATCTCTCAGAGTCACCACAATATTGGCATTATTAATGGTAGCCGTGATGCACTTGTTAGTATCTTAAGAGAAAATGGCTATCGTCGTGCATTAGTAGCAAATGGTATCCAACTTAATGAAGCGTATGTCCAATATGCAAACTTTGAAGAAGATATTGCTTTTTTGATTGCTCAAAACTTGTTAAAAAATAATAAGAAAATTACTGCTCTTTTTTGTACCAGTGATATTATGGCTATCGGTGCTATGAGAGGAATAAAGGAAATGGGATTAAATATACCAAACGATATTTCTATTATTGGTTTTGATGATATCATCCTATCCAAGTATGTCACGCCAGCACTCACAACAATTGCACAGGATGCAGAAGCACTTGGTTTTGAATCTGCTAAGTTATTGTCAGACATCATTACTGGTAATACTGGTTTACCGCAACTACGCATTATCCCTCACGAATTGAAATATCGTGATAGTGTAAAGAAAAATGAAAGAAACTAA
- the gtfA gene encoding sucrose phosphorylase produces MKIKNEVMLITYSDSLGKDLKELSMVLDKYLNGVIGGIHLLPFFPSTGDRGFAPSDYTVVDPAFGEWEEIEKLGETYFLMFDFMINHISRESIFFEDFKKNHNQSKYKDMFIRIHEFFPEGRPTQADIDLIYKRKDKAPFQTVTFTDELSEQVWNTFGEEQIDLDVTKEVVKQFIRETIKDMASHGCSLIRLDAFAYAIKKLDTNDFFIEPEIWDLLDEVRDEAAKYEIELLPEIHEHYAIQMKISAHNYYVYDFALPMVTLYSLYSGKSERLANWLKISPMRQFTTLDTHDGIGVVDARDLLTDEELNYTSEELYKVGANVKKSYSSANYNNLDIYQINSTYYSALGDNDQSYLMARAIQCFAPGIPQIYYVGLLAGKNDIELLEQTKEGRNINRHYYTLKEVDEQVQRSVVNKLFRLLAFRNTSDAFDLEGSIEIQTPSDSEIIIQRKSQDTTFVAVLIANLKTKEFSIYENDKPVLSQ; encoded by the coding sequence ATGAAAATAAAAAATGAAGTCATGCTAATCACATATTCAGATAGTTTAGGAAAGGATCTCAAAGAATTATCCATGGTATTAGATAAATATCTCAACGGAGTAATTGGAGGAATCCATCTGCTTCCTTTTTTTCCATCTACTGGAGATCGTGGGTTTGCTCCAAGCGACTATACCGTGGTTGATCCTGCCTTTGGAGAATGGGAAGAGATAGAAAAACTCGGAGAAACATACTTTCTGATGTTTGATTTTATGATTAATCATATTTCTAGAGAGTCAATATTTTTCGAAGATTTTAAAAAAAATCACAACCAATCCAAATATAAGGATATGTTTATTCGCATTCATGAATTTTTCCCAGAAGGAAGACCTACTCAAGCAGATATTGATTTGATTTATAAACGAAAAGATAAAGCACCATTCCAAACGGTTACGTTTACCGATGAATTATCCGAACAAGTTTGGAACACATTTGGTGAGGAGCAAATCGACCTAGACGTTACGAAAGAAGTAGTTAAACAATTTATTCGTGAGACTATTAAAGATATGGCTAGTCACGGTTGTTCATTAATTCGTTTGGATGCTTTTGCTTATGCAATTAAAAAATTAGATACCAATGATTTCTTTATCGAACCGGAAATTTGGGATTTGCTAGATGAAGTCCGAGATGAAGCAGCGAAATACGAAATTGAATTGCTTCCCGAGATTCATGAACATTATGCCATTCAAATGAAGATATCTGCTCATAACTATTACGTCTATGATTTTGCTTTGCCAATGGTGACATTGTATTCCCTATATAGTGGAAAATCAGAACGTCTTGCAAATTGGCTGAAAATAAGCCCTATGAGGCAATTTACAACACTAGATACCCATGATGGAATTGGAGTTGTAGACGCACGTGATTTGCTGACCGATGAAGAGCTAAACTATACGTCTGAAGAGTTGTATAAAGTTGGAGCTAATGTTAAGAAAAGTTACTCTAGTGCAAATTATAACAACTTAGATATCTATCAAATTAATAGTACGTATTATAGTGCTTTAGGAGATAACGACCAAAGTTATTTGATGGCAAGAGCGATTCAATGCTTTGCTCCAGGAATCCCACAAATTTATTATGTAGGGTTACTGGCAGGGAAAAATGATATTGAGCTGTTGGAACAAACTAAAGAAGGTCGAAATATCAATAGACATTATTACACATTAAAAGAAGTAGACGAACAGGTTCAACGATCAGTCGTTAACAAGTTATTTCGTTTATTGGCTTTTAGGAATACTTCAGATGCATTTGATTTAGAAGGAAGTATTGAAATCCAAACTCCTTCAGACTCGGAAATTATTATTCAGAGAAAAAGTCAAGATACAACCTTTGTAGCAGTTTTGATAGCTAATTTAAAAACAAAAGAATTTTCTATTTACGAGAATGATAAGCCAGTACTTTCTCAATAA
- a CDS encoding TraX family protein has product MEKSYKLGEISLTGSTLKWIAILTMLIDHIGAFLLEPYLLNHGIGIGSIFGGTGLPTDSSYYVLFQIDIVLRLIGRLAFPIFAFLLVEGFLHTSNLKRYIFQMGVFALLSEIPFDLANTGLILEFSHQNIFFTLFIGLICIAIFDRFNKTSVSKWLVLILAMILSEIFNVDYSMIGILSIFIFYYFHDNFTLRNSLNGLLFLLNLTAVFSLILIQLYNGRRGKQNKILFYIFYPAHLLLLFLIRTILF; this is encoded by the coding sequence ATGGAAAAATCATATAAATTAGGTGAGATATCCTTAACAGGAAGCACATTAAAATGGATTGCTATCTTAACTATGTTAATAGATCATATAGGCGCATTTTTACTAGAACCTTATTTATTAAATCATGGGATAGGTATTGGATCAATCTTTGGCGGAACTGGATTACCCACAGATAGTTCTTATTATGTGCTTTTCCAAATAGATATTGTGTTGAGATTAATAGGTAGACTAGCTTTCCCTATTTTTGCATTTCTTCTTGTTGAAGGATTTCTCCATACTAGTAATCTAAAAAGATATATTTTCCAAATGGGAGTTTTTGCTCTACTATCAGAAATCCCATTTGATTTAGCTAACACTGGATTAATACTTGAATTTTCTCATCAAAATATTTTCTTCACACTATTTATAGGTCTTATATGTATCGCTATTTTCGACAGATTCAACAAAACAAGTGTTAGTAAGTGGCTCGTACTTATTTTAGCAATGATTCTAAGTGAAATTTTCAACGTAGATTATTCTATGATAGGTATATTGAGCATATTTATTTTTTATTATTTTCATGATAATTTTACTTTAAGAAATAGTTTAAACGGATTACTCTTTTTACTGAACCTGACAGCCGTATTTTCTCTGATTCTCATTCAACTTTATAACGGAAGAAGAGGGAAACAAAACAAAATTCTTTTTTATATTTTTTATCCTGCTCATCTTCTTTTATTGTTTCTAATTAGGACTATTCTATTTTGA
- a CDS encoding dicarboxylate/amino acid:cation symporter: MIDKQKKFKIGLVPKLLIAIGLGVLVGQLTFIPDFLLQIPITISALFSQLLAFIIPLMIVGYVIKGISDLTDGAGKLLGLNVLLAYSNTLIGGFIAYFLASSLFPLFIDASVRETVQTEGTELTPLFSLPLEPLFGVTSAIVFAFLFGVFISWLRKEKKGEVMYHFFAEFGEIITQILNTIIIPGLPIYIFGNFLNLSYSGAVFSLLSVFWRVFVVVIGLQLLLITILFILAGLYTGKNPIILLKNQIPGYFTALGTQSSAATIPVNMESARKNGVSKEIREFVIPLSATIHLMGSVITITSCVTAVLLMFDMPHSFGMMAGFIATLGVALVAAPGAPGGAIMSALPFVYMVGIDPTGSLGNLLISLYITQDSFGTAANVSGDNAIALVIDKIYNKYILKRAEPVKSTT, encoded by the coding sequence ATTATAGATAAACAAAAGAAATTCAAAATCGGTCTTGTACCAAAATTATTGATAGCTATTGGTTTAGGGGTCCTAGTGGGACAGTTAACCTTTATACCCGACTTCTTACTTCAAATCCCCATCACCATATCGGCTCTATTTAGCCAATTATTAGCCTTTATTATTCCTTTAATGATTGTCGGTTATGTTATCAAGGGTATCTCAGACCTTACAGATGGAGCTGGGAAGCTACTCGGCCTCAATGTTCTATTAGCCTATTCTAATACCCTGATTGGTGGTTTTATTGCTTATTTTTTAGCTTCAAGTCTTTTCCCTTTGTTTATCGATGCTTCTGTCAGAGAAACCGTTCAAACAGAAGGCACTGAATTGACTCCTTTATTCTCTCTCCCTCTGGAACCTTTATTTGGTGTCACATCAGCAATCGTCTTTGCTTTCTTATTCGGAGTCTTTATCTCCTGGTTACGCAAAGAAAAGAAAGGCGAAGTTATGTATCACTTTTTCGCTGAGTTTGGTGAAATCATTACTCAAATATTAAATACCATTATTATTCCAGGTCTACCCATTTATATTTTCGGGAATTTTTTGAACTTAAGTTACAGTGGCGCAGTCTTTTCGCTTTTATCTGTCTTTTGGAGAGTATTCGTTGTCGTAATTGGTCTGCAATTGTTACTTATCACCATCTTATTTATACTCGCAGGACTCTATACTGGTAAAAATCCAATTATTTTATTAAAAAATCAAATACCTGGGTATTTCACTGCTTTAGGTACTCAATCTTCTGCCGCTACCATTCCTGTAAATATGGAAAGTGCTCGAAAGAATGGCGTGTCAAAAGAAATTAGAGAATTCGTTATTCCATTGAGCGCGACTATTCATCTCATGGGAAGTGTGATAACCATTACCTCTTGTGTGACCGCTGTGTTGTTAATGTTTGATATGCCGCATAGTTTTGGTATGATGGCTGGCTTTATCGCTACTTTAGGCGTAGCACTTGTTGCTGCACCAGGTGCACCAGGCGGGGCTATTATGAGCGCTCTTCCGTTTGTTTATATGGTTGGTATTGATCCAACCGGGTCGTTAGGCAACCTACTCATTTCGCTCTATATTACTCAAGATAGTTTTGGTACAGCAGCAAACGTTTCTGGTGATAACGCCATTGCACTTGTAATTGATAAAATCTATAATAAGTATATTTTGAAAAGAGCTGAACCTGTTAAAAGTACAACTTAA